The Streptomyces capitiformicae genome contains the following window.
CGCGAGGTCTGAAGGAAGAACCGGGACACATCGGTGAACAGATAGTCGACCGGAGTGGAGCCGAGAGCGCTCAGCACCGCTTCCGTGGTGCCGCCCACCCCTGCTCCCGCCTCCAGAACACGCAGCGGCCGACCGCCGATTTCCCTTCTTTCTCGTCGGCGGGCCTCGCGCGCGATCAGGTCGGCGGCGGCGTGGTTGGCCCACCGGCTCGGCACGTTGTCGCGGTAGTTGCCTTCGGCCGTGTCCGTCTCGCCCTCGGGGAAGAGCACTTCCTGCAGGCTCGTGCGGTCCTGGAGCAGGAGGGGGAGCCGGTCGGCCGCGGCGAAGAAGAATCGCGTCATGGACTCCGGGTAGCCCATGCCGCTGCGGGCATCGTCCAGGGTGCGACGGGCATGGGCGTACTCCGCGCGGCTGGGCGCGGTCAGCTCTCGGTAGTGGCCCGTCGTCGGGTCAAGGACGAGTCGGCTCTCCTCGGCCAGGGTGCGCAGCCAGCGCCGTACGATCCAGGCGTGGCGGGGTGCCGTACCCAGCGCCGCCACGACCTCGGCGGCCGTGTGCGGCGCCGCGTCGCGGAAGAGACGGGTGCGGTCCAGCACGCGGGCCATGGTCAACAGCGCGGTCTCGTCCAGCAGGCGCATCAGGGCGGGGAGTTCCGCGAGGTCGGTACCGGTCACGGCGGCGTCGCCGGAGGCGCCGGCGTCGACCACGGCCTGCTCGGCCCAGCCGGTGTCCGTGGCCCGGCCGTCTGTCCGTGCGTCGTCCACCGGACCGGCGACCAGCAGGGTGTCACCCTCGCTGCCCGGCACCCACTGCCAGGCGGTGACCTCGGGCAGTGCGGACAGGACGTCGGCCATATCCGTCACCCTCATCGCGTCTCCCCCGCCGACGCGTCGTCCACCACGATCTTCGGCGGTACCGTGCCGGGTGCGGTACGGCGGACCTGGTCGCGCAGGACTTCCGGCAGTCGGCGCCGTACGAACGCGGGCAGCGGCTCGTGGGCCAGGCGGCCGACCGGTGCCCGAACCGGGCCGTGGGACGCGGCCGTGGCGCAGTCGGCGGGCGCGGCCACGGCGAGCATCCTGGGGTCGCCCGAGTCGAGCAGCACGGCAGCGTCCGTACCGGCCAGTGCCTGTCGCAGGTCGTAGGGGGTGACGGCGTCCGGGGCCGGCACGAGGAGGGCGTTGGGGATGCTGTACAGGATGGCGGGCCCGGGTGTCAGCGCCGCGCGCAGTACCGTCGGCAGCTCCTGGCCCGCGAGCCCCTGCCACGGCAGTCGGCGCACCTCGGACGCGTCCAGGAGGCCGGCGGCGGGGCCGACATGCAGGACGAGGTCGTAGCGGTACCGGGTGAGTTCTGTGTCCTCGGCCATCGTGCGGGCATGGACGCTCATCCGGACGGTACGGGGCTGGGCGGCCAGGATCTCGCGTACGGCTTCTGGAGCGAACGACAGTTCCTCGTCCCCCGCCACGGCCGAGGCGACCCGCGCGGCGATATCCGCGTCGGCCGCTTCGGGGTCGCGCGCCCTCTCGACCCGGTCGAAATGGTCTTCGAGCAGTCCAGAGTGGCGGATGTCGCCGACGATCACCGTGCCGCCGTCCTCGACTGCGGCCACCGCGTGATGCAGGAACGCCGTCAGGTATACGAGGTTGGGGAAGCACTGGGTGACGGAGTTCAGCAGGACGCAGTCGGGACGGACGCCGGGGCCGAACACCCGGTCCATCGCCTGCCGGACCGCGGGCGCCTGAGCCTCATGGGCGGCCGCTCGCACAAAGGCGGTACGGGGCAGTCCGGCGGCGTGCAGCCGGGCGACCGCCACCTCGGTCACGTCGGTGCCGACATAGCCGTCCAGCCGCGCATGCAGTCTGTGGGCCAACAGGCCCGTACCGCAACCGAGTTCGAGCAGTCGACGGGGCCGCTGGGAGAGGACGAGGTCGACTGTGCGGTCGACCCAGTCCCGCATATGGGCGGCCGGCAGCGGCTTTCCGGTGTCGGAGGAGCGCCAGCCGGACAGGTCCAGGTCGTCGGCGTGCCGGCCCTCACCCGTCTCGTACACCCACTCGTACACCTCCGCCCAGTGCGCGAGGTGCTCGCGGACCAGGGGGCCTGGTGCGGGAAGCACGGCTGTCGCGCTCGGATGGGGGGTGACCAGCAGGACTCCGTCGGGTGCGGGGCGTGCGTCAGCCACCCAGGGGTGGTCGGCGATCAGAGCGGTGATCTGCGATGCGTCGGTGGTGGTGTCGGTGGTCGCTTCATCGGACAACGGGAGGCTCCGTTCGTTCGGTGCTGGGTCGCGCGGGCGCGGCGGGCGAGTGGGCGGAAGGAACAGGCGAGCCGAGGGAAGCAGGGGGAATCGCGAGGAGGCGGCCGTCCCGCATCTCCAGCACGTCGTCCGCGCGTGCCGCCACGGCCGGGTCGTGGGTGACAGCCAGGATCGCGATCCCTGTCTCGCGAATTCGATCCAGCAGGTCGAGCACGGATCGGCCGGTGTCGGCGTCGAGGGAAGCGGTGGGTTCGTCGAGCAGCAGTACGTCGGGGCGCGCGGCCAGGGCCCTGGCGAGAACGACCCGCTGACGCTGGCCGCCGGAGAGCATGTGCGGACGACGTGCCGCACTACCGGGGGGCAGCCCAACGGCCGTCAGCACCGCCTGGGCCTCGGCCAGGGCAGCGGCCCGGTCCTGGCCGTGCAGCACGGTCAGCGGTCGGGACACGGCCCGGCCCACGCGCTGGGCGGGGTTGAGTTCGTCGACGGCGCTCTGTCCGGCGAGCTGCACGGCGCGGAGCTGGTCCCGGCTGCGGTGCCGGGTGGAGTTCGGCAACGGTGTGCCGTGCAGCAGCAGCGTCCCGGCGGCCGCGGGGCGGCGGCCCACGAGTGCGTGCAGCAACGTCGTCTTGCCGGCGCCCGAGGTGCCGACCACGGCGGTCGCGCTTCCGGCGGGCAGGTCGAGATCGCCGTCCTCCAGCAGCACCGTCCCATCAGGGGTGGTCAGCAGCAGGCCCCGGGCCGACAGGGCCATGGCCTGCCGGGGCGCTGCGGTGACATGGGGCGCCCGTTGCCGCTCGACGCTCTTGGCCTCGGAAGGTGCCTGGGTGTGGGAGCCGTCTCCTACGAGAGGCGAGGATGCGGCCACAGGATCGCCGCGGTCGGCATGCGGCAGTGTGGGAAGCACCCCCGGTCCAGACCGGCCGGCTTCCGACGGCGTGCGGGGCACACCGGCCGTTGGGGCCGGTGCAACGCGGACGGTCACGTCCGCCAGTTCGCCGAAGAGGCGCTCATCGTGGGTCACCAGGACCACGCAGCGGCCTGGTGAGCCGCGCCGGGCCGCGACGGCCCGCCTCACCAGGGCCGCCGTGGCCGGGTCCATGGCCGATGTCGGCTCGTCGAGGACGAGGAGAGCCGGGTCCGCGGCGAGCGCGCGGGCCAGCGCCACCCGCTGGGCCTGGCCACCGGAGAGTTCGCCCGCGCGGCGGGAAACGATCTCGGGCGGCAGGCCCAGGAGGTCGAGTTGCTCAGCGACGCGTGCCGCTCGGGCACCGCGGTCGCCGACGAGGTCCTCGCCGATCAGGCGTCCGACGCGCCACAGTGGATGCAACGCGGCGCCGGGGTCCTGGCCCAGCAGGCCGCACCGGATACGGCGCCATGTGCGGGCGGGGTGGCCCTGCTTCAGGAGCGTGCCCTGCCAGCGCACGGTTCCGGCGGACCGGCGCAACCCCGCCGGGAGGGTGTCGAGGAGAGCGTGCAGCAGAGTGGTCTTGCCTGCCCCCGAGGACCCGGTGATGACGACGACCTGTCCGGATGCGGCGCGCAGATCGGTCGGCGGCAGGACGAGGGCACTGTCCGCCGCCCGGTGCACGGTCAGCCCGTCCGCCGCGAGCAGCGGTGACTCGCGCTCTGGGGTGGTCATGGGCTTCCGTCCCTTCCCGGCCCTGCCCGGTGTGCCGCGGCGGCCAGGGCCCAGGCACAGCCGGCCAGCAGCACGGCGGGCGCCAGCAGCGCCACGGGGTTGAGCGCGGCACCTGGAAGGTTCTCGCTCAGCATCAGCGCCCAGTCGGGTTCCGGCGGCTGGGGCCCGAGCCCGAGTACGGCGAGCGCGGCGGCGATCTGCAGTGCCGTCACCAGCCGGAGTCCGGCGTCGGCCGTCACCAGGCCGCGCAGTGCGGGCAGCACCTCTCGGGCGAGGACGGACGGTACCGTCTCGCCCCGCTCCAAGGCGGCGTGCACATGGCCGCTGGTGCGCAGCCGGGCCGATTCGCCGGCCACCACACGGGCGGTGAGCGGCGTGCCACTGAGCACGGACGCCACCACGACCGCCGTCCCGCCCGGTAGTGCGACGGCCAGCACCAGGGCGAGGACGAGGGCGGGGACCGCCAAGAGCAGGTCGCACAGCCAGGCCACCGCGCGGGCGGTGCGCCCGCCTGCCCACCCGGCGGCCAGGCCGAGCCCGGTGCCGCAGCTCACGGCCACCACCGCGGCGAGCAGCGAGATGGTCAGCAGCTCGGTGCCCCCGTGCAGCACCCGCGACAGCACGTCGCGTCCGAGGCCGTCCGTCCCCAGAGGAGCCGCCGAGCCCGGCGGTGACCAGGGTGAGCCGATCTGCTGTTCCGGGTCGTGCGGGGCGGCGTATCGCCCCAGCAGTACCAGGAGCGCGACGGCCCCTGCTGTGACCGGGGCAGCGGCAACCGGGCCGGTCGTGAAGGAGCGCATCAGGCTCGCCCTCCGACAGCCGCCGCGACGGCTGGACCGCTGCCGTGATCGGTGGAGCCGCTCCGCCCAGAGTGGAGCACGGCCAGGCGGTCGGCGACGAGCATGCACAGCAGCAGGACGACGACGGGGGGCAACGCGGCGGCCTGCACCACGGGTACGTCGCGCACGGCGACCGCGGACACCAGCAGGCTGCCGGTGCCGGGGTAGCCGAACATCGTCTCCACCAGAGCCGTGCCGGCCATCAGTCCGCCGGCCACCAGAGCGGTCACCCGCAGCGCCGGAATCAGCAGGAAGGCCAGGACGTGCCGGGCCAGCACGAGAGCCGGCGGCACGCCGCGCGTGCGGGCGTCGCTCACATGGGGCCGGCGCAGGGTGTCGACGAGCGTTCCGCGGAGCAGCGCGGTGGCGTACGCCGCCGAGGGAAGCGCCAGAGTGACGCCGGGCAGCACCAGCGCCTGGGGCGCGTCGAACGGCGAACCGCCGGGCGGCAGCAGGGACACGGCCGGCAGCCAGCCCAGGATCCCGGCGAAGACCGTGCCGAGTACGGCCGCGTAAACGGACTGCGGTACGGCGGCAAGGCCGGTCGCGAGGGCGCCACCGTGGCCGCCGCGCAGAAACGCGACGGTCAGGGCGGCCGCTGTGAGCAGCACGGTGACGGCCAGCGCGAAGACGACGAGGGCGGCCGTGGCGGGAAGCCGCTCGGCGAACAGGCCGGTCACGGTGCGGCCGCTCACCAGGGACCGTCCGAGATCGCCGCGGACCGCACCGTACAGCCAGTCGATATAGCGGACCGCGGCCGGCCGGTCGAGGCCGAGCCGGTCGCGTTCGTCCGCGATGTCCTGCTCGGAGGCCCGTCCCGCGCGCCGGAGGTCGCCCGCGTCGCCGGGCAGCAGCTCGGTGGCGGTGAAGACGACAGCCGTCGCCGCCACGGTGAGCAGGACCGGCCGCAGAAACGGGCGGAGGGTCACTTCGCCATCCACACCTGGTCGATGAACATCCGCTGGAAACCGGGCCCGTCGGGCAGTCCGGTCACGCCGCGGGCCGCAAGGTCCAGCCCGTCGCCGGTGCCCCACACGACGTAGCCGCCGTCCTTCCACAGGTCCCGCTGGATGTCGGCGAGCAGGGTGTTGCGCCGGTCGGCGTCGAGCGTTCCCATGGCCCGGGTGAAGCCGGTGTCGAACTTCTTGTTCTTCCAGGCGGTTTCGTTGGTCGGGGAGGTGGAGAGCAGGCCGACCCGCGCCAGGTCGGGGAAGGAGATGCCGCCGTAGTAGCCGGTGTAGAACGTCTTCTTGGCGTACACGGCGGTCCAGTAGGTGTCGGCCGGTTCGACCTTGACGTTGGCCTTCACGCCGATCTCGGACAGCTGCCGCGCGTACAGGGTGGCCGCGGTGTCCATGCCGGGGTACGCGGTCGTGGTGTGCAGGGTGATGGTCAACCCGTCGGCGTGACCCGCTTGTTGGAGCAGTTCTTTGGCCTTCGCGACATCGCGGACGCGCTGCGGCAGATCGCCGGGGTAGGAGGGGTCGTACGGGGTGGGCAGGTCGTTGGCGATCTGCCCGTAGCCGAGGAAGACCGTGTCCACGAGGGCCTTGCGGTCCGTGGCCAGACGGAACGCCTCTCGGACCCGCGGATCGTCGAAGGGCTTGGTGTCCATCCGCATGATGAACGGATACTCGGTGACGCCCTTGCGTCGTACGACCTGGAGGCCGCCGCTGTTTCCCGCGCTCTTGACGGCGGCGGGGCTCACGCTTCCGGCGACGTCGGCCTGCCCCGAGGTGACGGCGTTGGCTCGGGCCTGGGGGTCGGCGATGGCCTGGATCTCTATACGGTCCAGATGCGGGCGCGAGCCCCACCAGCGGTCGTTGCGGACCAGTACGGCCGTCTGTGCCCCGGAGGTCCGCACCTTGAAGGGACCTGAGCCGGGGACCGTCTTCGAGAAGTCCTTCGTGCCCTCGGGGACGATGAAGCTGACGGATTCCAGGGCCTTGGCCGCCTGAGCCATGGGCGCGCGGGTGGCCAGGACCACGGTGTGGTCGCCGTCGGCGCTGGACGCCTTCATGTCGAAGTCGGCGAGCCGGCCGTAGTTCTCGGCGGACTTGTCCGCGATGCGCCGCAGGGAGTAAAGCACGTCGGCGGCTCGCACCGGGCGGCCGTCGGTGAACTGCGCGTCGTCCCGGAGCGTGAACGTCCAGCGGTTCATGGCCTTGTTCGGTTTCCAGGAGACGGCCAGTCGTGGCTTGGGCTCGCCGTCCTTGCCGGGGACGGTCAGCACGTCGTAGGCGAGGGCGAAGCGCAGCAGGTCGGATTCGTTGCCGAGGCCGCCGTGCGGGTCGTTGCTCGCCGTGGCGGGCGAACCGGTCACGGCGTAGCGGAGGGTTCCGCCGTCGACGGGCTTGCCCGTGGGCGCGGCGGCGTCACCGGGGCTGTCGGACGACGAGCATCCGGTCAACAGCAGGGCCCCGGCCACGGTGAGGAGAGCGCGCCGGGTCGCAGGAATGGATTGGTGTGCGCGCGAGGGCGCGTTGAGTCTCATCGTTCGTTTCGTGCTTTCCCTGTGAGGAGGCGGATGTCCGACGCGGCCGGCCCGGCTCAGCTGGTCTCGGGCGGCCCGGCGGATACGGCGGCGAGCGCCCGGTCGGTCAGTGCGGCGATCCGGGCTGCCGCCGGACCGGTCAGCAGCGAGTAGTGGTGTCCGTCGACGCCCACCTCGTCGACGGGGCCGGACACATGGGGCAGCCAGCCCAGGCAGGCGAGGTCGGGGGCGTCGTCGACTCCCATGCCCACTCCGGCGTTGCTCGGGGACGGCCGGGTGGCACGGAACAGCAGCAACCGGGTGTCGGGGTCGGCGAGCCGACCCGCCTTGTGATCGCCCAGGGCACGGAGGTGGCGTTCGAAGACCCCCAGGCGTACCTCGGCGGTCTCCCGGGGGCCGACCAGGCCGGCCTCACGCAGCCGTGCGGCCACCACGGACCGGGCAGCCGGGGACGGCGTACGGAGCAGCTGGACGGCTTCGTCCGCACCGAGGCCGAGGTCCATGTCGAGAAACGCCTCCAGCGACCGCAGATACCGCACGGCGGCGATCGTCGCGTCCTCGTCGGGGCCCGCTCCGCCGAGCGGCGTGATGCGGTCCGGCACATTCGAGTCGATCATCAGGAGGAGATCGGTTCGCTCTCCCCGACGCTCCAGTTCGCAGGCCATGGCATGGGCGAGCGTGCCGCCCATGGACCAGCCGCCCAGGAGGTAGGGGCCGTTCGCCTGGTACGGGCGCAGGGCCGCCAGGTACTGGTCGGCCAGACCGGCGATGTCCTCGGCTGCCGTGCCCCCGGTCAGTGCCGGATCGGCGAGCGCCACGACGCGCCGCCCGTCCATGAGCAGCCTGGCCAGTTCGCCGTAGCACAGCACGTCGCCACCGGAGGGGTGGACCAGGAACAGCGGCCGGTCGGTGTTGCCGTCGCGCAGGAGCAGTGCGGTGTCGAGGTCATCGGGGCTGTTGAGGAAAGCGGGGCCGGTCGGCTGCCGCCTCGGCGGCTGCGTCGCCGCGCGATGTTCCAGGGCGGCGGGCGCCTGTCGCCCGCCTGGTTCCGCACCCGCCGACCGCCGAGCGTCGGCTTCCCAGGCGGCAGGGCTCTGAGCCAGGTGGCGTATGCGTGCGACGTACGAGGTGAACGCCCTGTCCGCCTCGTCGGTGGGCAACTCGCTTTCCAGGACGTCCCACTGGAGCAGCAGCGCGCCGTGCTGTTCGAGCACCTGATGGTCCAGCCAGGTCTGCGGTGTACTGCTCACCCCGTACACCGGAGTGCCGGCCCAGTCCAGGTCGTGGCCTCCGCCGAGCGGCCCGGACAGGCCCAGCGCGCTGGTGAACACGACGGGCACGGATTCGGTGTGCCCGGTGCGGGTGGACTTCTCGGCGAGCAACTCCAAGGCGGAGAACTCCCGGTGGTCCAGATCCTCGAAGAGCGAACGCTGTGCACGGGTGGCCGCATCGGCGAAGGAGGTGTCGTGCGACCGGTCCACCGTGTGGAGCATCAGAGAGGTGAAGTCCCCGACGACCTCGTCCGCGCCGGGCAGATCGGACGGCCGGTCGAACAGGGTGAGCGTGAGGGCGAACCTGTCCTGACCCGACCAGTCGGCGAGAGCGTCCCCATAGGCGGCGAGCAGGACGGCGGTCGGTGTGAGGCCGCGCCGGGCCGCCTCGGCCTTGAGTGACGCCCAGTCGTCCGGTTCGAGCCGTGCGCTGCGGCGTCCGAAGCGGGGACGGGTATCGGCCTCCGGGGCGCGCAGTGGCAGCGCGGGCGCACCGGGCAGGCTGTCGATCCGCGCCCGCCAGTAGGCCGCGGCGCGGGCGCGTTCCGGGGAGTCGGCGCGCTGCTCCAGCGCGGCCACGCACTCGGCGAACGTGGTGCGTACCGGTGGGAGCTGGAGCTCCGGGTCCCGGTACAGGGCGCACAGTTCACGGTCCCAGATCAGGTAACTGGCGGTGTCGCACACGAGGACGTCCACGTTGACGAACAGGCGCACGACGTCGCCGGGCAGGCGGGCCGCCCTGATGTCGACCAGTGGCCAGCGCCCGGGACGCGGCTCCCGGCGGACGAGGCGGGTACGGATCTGTTCGAGCTTTTGGACACGCTCTTCCTCGCCCAGCCCGCTCAGGTCCTGGACGCGGATGCGGTAGCGGGGCACCCGGTCCAGTACCCGGTTGCGTCCCTCGGGGGAGATGACCGCGCGGAGCATGGGGTGTCGGGCGATCACCCGGTTCCATGCCTCCTCGTAGCGTGCGGTGTCCAGGCCTGGGCAGTCGTATTCCAGGTGGAACGAGCACGGCACGTCGCCGAGACGGTAGCCTCCCGAGCCGCCGACCCAGTAGGCGTGCTGCACCCGGGTGAGCGGGAACTCGCTCACGGCACCGGTCGGTTGCCTCGGCGCGGTGCGGGTTTCGGTCTCCGGTGGTACGGCCGGTGTTTCCGGCTCATCGCCGCCGGGGTCTGCCGCTCCGCCGGGCGCGGATATCAGGGGGGCGAGGGCCGCGACCGTGGGACGCGTCAGCAGGTCCTGAAGGCGTAGTTCGGCTCCCCGTTCGTCGCGCAGCCTGGCCAGCATGCGGGTGGCCAGCAAGGAATGACCGCCGAGGGCGAAGAAGTCGGCGTCGCGGTCGGTCACGGGGAAGCCGAGCAGTTCGGACCACAGAGCGGCGAGCACTTCTTCGGCGGCGCCCCGGGGCGCGGATCCTGCCTGCTGCGAGGTGCCGCCCGATGCCTCCCGGCCCGGTGCGACGGTCGGGACGTCTGCGGTACGGCCGGCCAGATCGGCCGGAGACACCGCCAGGGACGCGGGGGCGCGGCCCTCTTCGGCGAGGCTGAGCAGCCGGTCCACGGAGCGCATTCCGTCCCGCAGACCGATCGAATGGCGTGAGGCGACCACCCGTTCGGTGCCGCCGGGGCCTATCCGCCAGCCGTCCCAGGCCACGCTGGTCCAGCGCTCGCCGGAGCCCTTCCGTTCGGCGTCCTCCCGTTCGGCCAAGGCATCGAGAAAGCGGTTGGCCGCGGCGTACGGGGCCAGTCCCAGGCCGCCGACGAAGGTGGTGGCCGACGACATCAGCAGAACGTTCGCGGGGCGCAGGTCGTCAGGCAGCCCGCGCAGGGCGGACCGCAGCGCCATCGCCGCCGACACCTTGGCCCGTGCGTGCGCTCGTACGGTCTCCTCCTCCACGGCACGCAGCGGGGCCACCGCGGCCGAGGCCACGACACCGGCCGCGTGCACCACCAGGTCGAGTGGCCCGTACTGCTGTGACACGGTCCGCAGAAGGGCGGCCGTGGCGTCGGGGTCCGCCGCGTCGACGGCCCGTACGTCCAGTTCGACGCCGTCCTCGCGCAGCCGCCGTACGGCCCCGGCCCGCTCGGCCTGCGGGGTTCCCGGTACCGGGTCGGAGGGCAGTCCGTCGCGGCCGGTGACGATGACTCGCCAGCCGTTGCGTACGAGATGAGCGGAGAGGGCCATGCCGACGTCGCCGAGTCCGCCGATCACGACGGCGGTTCCGCCGGGCCGCGCCCGTTCGGATGCCGTGGGGTGCCAGGGCGTGACGCCGCGGACCCAGCGGTGTCCGCCGCGGTATGCGGCCTCCACACCGCTCGGCTCGCCGTGAGCGAGGGCAGCTGCCTCCACGCACACTTTCCGGGCGTCCTCGCCGCGTGCCGGTCCGGCCGGGAGGTCGAGGGTACGCCAGCGCAGTCCTGGAAATTCCTGGGCGAGGACGCGGGGCACGGCCAGCGATGCGGCGCCCTCCGGTATCGGACGGTCGCCGCTTTCCACGTGGTGCGCGCCCACACTGACGTGGAGCAGGCGGGCGCTGCCGGCCCAGGGGGCGGCGGCTCGCGCAAGCCGCGCGTACCGCAGCACCGATTCGGTGACTCGGTCGGCCGGATCGGCGGACGCCTCCTCGTGGGCCCGGTCGTCCGTGTGCTCGCCGTCCTCGTCATGCGTGTCGACGAGGACCAGGCCCACACAGGGCAGTGACGGTTCGGCGGCTGCCTGCGCGAGGGTGACGGGCCGGGCACCGGCGGCGGCGAGCTCCTCGCGGACCTTGCTCAGCAGCGGTGAGTCCGGGTCGCCTTCGACGAGCCAGCGGCCCTCCAGTCGCTCGGGTGCGTCGACGGGCGGCGTCCGGTGCCACACCGGCACCTGGAACGGCTCCTCCTCGTCGGGTTCGGCGGCGATCGCGTACGGCATGGGCGTGTGGCCGGGCCGTACGTCGTCGGGCTCGTCGATCCACAGGCGCCGCCGGTCGAAGGGCAGACCGGGCAAGGCGATCCGGCGCCGGCCGGGCCGGTGGAGGGCCTCGGGGGCGAGCCGAATGCCGTGGGTCCACAGTTCGCCCGCGGTTGTGAGCAGGGCGGCCCGTGCTCCACGGCGCTCGTCGCGCCCCGGCACGGTGGGCAGGGTGGCGACGACGTTCGCCGCCCCGTGCTGGCGGACGAGCTGCAACAGGCCGCTGCCGGGACCCGCTTGGACCACGATCGCCGGTCCCGTGCCG
Protein-coding sequences here:
- a CDS encoding type I polyketide synthase translates to MTQSPEQSCPSEQSYPSRAVDRGDDELIAVTALDCRFPGAPDTESFWDLLAAGRSGLTRQTEQELAESGLPARLRRNPAHVPVSGLIDGQDLFDPEPFGLTDAEAALMDPQQRLFLEACWRALERAGHGSGVGAGAVGVFAGAAHSDYLTRHLARRYADSAADPVGSLQAAISGVGDYLPLHVAHRLALTGPAISVGTACSTSLVAIHLAAQSLLAGECDTALAGGSSLIVPQGRGYLHVPDGIFSADGRVRPFSAEGTGIVHSQGVGVAVLRRLADALADGDPVLAVLHGSAVNNDGGDRTGFTAPSPRGQARAISEALALAGVTPRTISYVEAHGTATRLGDVVELAALKRVFGENGPAWCALGSVKSNIGHANSAAGIAGFAKTVLALHHGVLPPSLGALPLNPDLELENSPFTVPHHADSWAGPRYAGVSSFGIGGTNCHVVLGSAPQRTMAPADHRPQLVLLSAHRDDALERLTGATATALDQPDVDTADAAYTLHTGRGEQAHRAAAVLGETPGDTHRALASASRRAVPPTRPRIVFAFPGGGAQYPGMGRELLTEEPEFARTVEECAKLFDGHGDGTGPGLVPLLAADPSDEDAGKLLRDPVNGLPALFTVSLATARTLLSWGIEADALIGHSLGEYAAAVASGALRLADAVTLVDVRSRGMSRTAGGGAMLTVALPEDQVVKLLGDHPDLDLAAVNAPRSCVVSGPAEAVTALERRLAAESVHTARLHLDAAAHSRLVDPVLPALRAAAEATVPTVPAVPLATTLTGQLLLTPPGPEHWVPHLRSVVRFSDALTTALGTGPAIVVQAGPGSGLLQLVRQHGAANVVATLPTVPGRDERRGARAALLTTAGELWTHGIRLAPEALHRPGRRRIALPGLPFDRRRLWIDEPDDVRPGHTPMPYAIAAEPDEEEPFQVPVWHRTPPVDAPERLEGRWLVEGDPDSPLLSKVREELAAAGARPVTLAQAAAEPSLPCVGLVLVDTHDEDGEHTDDRAHEEASADPADRVTESVLRYARLARAAAPWAGSARLLHVSVGAHHVESGDRPIPEGAASLAVPRVLAQEFPGLRWRTLDLPAGPARGEDARKVCVEAAALAHGEPSGVEAAYRGGHRWVRGVTPWHPTASERARPGGTAVVIGGLGDVGMALSAHLVRNGWRVIVTGRDGLPSDPVPGTPQAERAGAVRRLREDGVELDVRAVDAADPDATAALLRTVSQQYGPLDLVVHAAGVVASAAVAPLRAVEEETVRAHARAKVSAAMALRSALRGLPDDLRPANVLLMSSATTFVGGLGLAPYAAANRFLDALAEREDAERKGSGERWTSVAWDGWRIGPGGTERVVASRHSIGLRDGMRSVDRLLSLAEEGRAPASLAVSPADLAGRTADVPTVAPGREASGGTSQQAGSAPRGAAEEVLAALWSELLGFPVTDRDADFFALGGHSLLATRMLARLRDERGAELRLQDLLTRPTVAALAPLISAPGGAADPGGDEPETPAVPPETETRTAPRQPTGAVSEFPLTRVQHAYWVGGSGGYRLGDVPCSFHLEYDCPGLDTARYEEAWNRVIARHPMLRAVISPEGRNRVLDRVPRYRIRVQDLSGLGEEERVQKLEQIRTRLVRREPRPGRWPLVDIRAARLPGDVVRLFVNVDVLVCDTASYLIWDRELCALYRDPELQLPPVRTTFAECVAALEQRADSPERARAAAYWRARIDSLPGAPALPLRAPEADTRPRFGRRSARLEPDDWASLKAEAARRGLTPTAVLLAAYGDALADWSGQDRFALTLTLFDRPSDLPGADEVVGDFTSLMLHTVDRSHDTSFADAATRAQRSLFEDLDHREFSALELLAEKSTRTGHTESVPVVFTSALGLSGPLGGGHDLDWAGTPVYGVSSTPQTWLDHQVLEQHGALLLQWDVLESELPTDEADRAFTSYVARIRHLAQSPAAWEADARRSAGAEPGGRQAPAALEHRAATQPPRRQPTGPAFLNSPDDLDTALLLRDGNTDRPLFLVHPSGGDVLCYGELARLLMDGRRVVALADPALTGGTAAEDIAGLADQYLAALRPYQANGPYLLGGWSMGGTLAHAMACELERRGERTDLLLMIDSNVPDRITPLGGAGPDEDATIAAVRYLRSLEAFLDMDLGLGADEAVQLLRTPSPAARSVVAARLREAGLVGPRETAEVRLGVFERHLRALGDHKAGRLADPDTRLLLFRATRPSPSNAGVGMGVDDAPDLACLGWLPHVSGPVDEVGVDGHHYSLLTGPAAARIAALTDRALAAVSAGPPETS